In Flavobacteriales bacterium, a single window of DNA contains:
- a CDS encoding T9SS type A sorting domain-containing protein, translating to MYDGNGNSDLQDDTINYVEQYGSSVSRPTFEVLSLAALATYQVQWFYTDRTNNPSGISNSNLISLGITNNETQLNANATGELTITAPYMTDATSHDYAFIISQYESSQEKKSGNFIDEDANSQLKVLPNPNNGKFQLELDNNEELAHVTVFNVMGKQVFVSTITGNQFSIDISDRGIYIVSVQMGDQILNKKIVKQ from the coding sequence TTGTATGACGGCAATGGCAATTCAGACTTACAGGATGATACTATCAACTATGTAGAACAGTATGGTTCCTCAGTTAGTAGACCAACTTTTGAAGTATTAAGTTTGGCAGCCCTTGCAACTTATCAAGTTCAATGGTTCTACACTGATAGAACAAATAATCCTTCCGGTATTTCTAACTCAAATTTAATCAGTTTAGGAATTACCAATAACGAAACTCAATTGAATGCGAATGCAACGGGAGAATTAACAATAACAGCACCTTATATGACTGATGCAACCTCACACGATTATGCTTTTATTATTTCTCAATATGAATCATCACAAGAAAAAAAGTCAGGAAACTTTATTGATGAAGATGCTAATTCTCAACTAAAAGTCCTCCCCAACCCTAACAATGGGAAGTTTCAATTGGAATTGGATAACAATGAAGAGTTGGCACATGTTACCGTCTTCAATGTAATGGGCAAGCAAGTATTTGTTAGTACCATTACGGGCAACCAGTTCAGCATCGACATTAGCGATAGGGGTATTTACATTGTTAGCGTACAAATGGGCGATCAAATACTCAATAAGAAGATTGTGAAACAATAA